A single Anopheles funestus chromosome 2RL, idAnoFuneDA-416_04, whole genome shotgun sequence DNA region contains:
- the LOC125761800 gene encoding ATP-dependent DNA helicase PIF1, with amino-acid sequence MDPNDASLTCAVNVEWNDPHGTTMRKFAHKQTVLRLARNGLKEMFLELSAEKHSTIQLKLKGVQVHSKFMSEGKASIKFNEEKCTLFLSNAPPGLLVQFLKVIFVKLTNGKGSSSEMKEPLNKSELLKKSRTQILAGKSVNQYDEISPVTTNELIRARKLALGKGSMTTPSPSQKRKRPSDGPPSDRPRPKKLLSEETVDETAAIEGVQLNQEQKRILSACQSGKSVFFTGSAGTGKSFLLRKIIATLPPDGTVATASTGVAACLIGGTTLHSFAGIGTGEATLQNCYEKASRPNTAQAWRKCKRLIIDEISMIAADFFEKIEAVARYVRKNDKPFGGIQLILCGDFFQLPPIGRLPDRTRPGQYSQDAYQDDESGRVRFCFESKVWQECIQASYELTVVHRQRDQEFVTILNSIRIGRVTDEISERLRKTASQRIESEGILATQLCSHTSEVEAINQAKLEALRTEPKTFDAKDSDPYSTKQIDMMLQAPAKLTLKIGAQVMLLKNYNIAEGLVNGARGVVVNFVQDLPLVKFKQRELLVRHEKWPVKTGSGMVLTRIQLPLKLAWAFSIHKSQGLTLDCVELSLSKVFEAGQAYVALSRAQSLESIRVLDFDLRQVWANMKVLEFYRDLRKRINAVNSMEPMPVKRGLKKSLSSMGLAKSIMNKPLMVIK; translated from the exons ATGGACCCAAATGATGCATCCCTAACCTGCGCCGTTAACGTAGAATGGAACGATCCGCATGGTACTACAATGCGAAAGTTCGCCCACAAACAAACGGTGCTAAGGCTTGCTCGGAACGGCCTGAAGGAGATGTTCCTCGAGCTATCTGCGGAAAAGCATAGTACAATACAGCTGAAGCTAAAAGGCGTGCAAGTGCATTCGAAGTTCATGTCTGAGGGTAAGGCGAGCATCAAATTCAACGAAGAAAAGTGCACGTTGTTCCTATCGAATGCACCGCCGGGGTTGTTGGTCCAGTTTCTAAAGGTTATCTTCGTTAAGCTTACGAACGGCAAAGGCAGCAGCTCTGAAATGAAAGAACCATTAAACAAGAGTGAACTGTTGAAGAAATCGCGCACACAAATACTGGCAGGCAAATCAGTCAACCAGTACGATGAAATCAGCCCCGTTACGACCAATGAACTGATCCGGGCCCGGAAATTAGCCCTCGGGAAGGGCTCCATGACGACACCTTCACCATCGCAAAAGCGAAAGCGACCATCCGATGGTCCGCCTAGTGATCGTCCGAGGCCAAAAAAACTACTTTCTGAAGAAACCGTCGATGAAACCGCTGCGATCGAAGGCGTACAGCTGAACCAGGAACAGAAACGTATTCTATCGGCATGTCAGTCCGGGAAGAGTGTATTTTTTACCGGTTCTGCTGGAACGGGCAAGAGCTTTCTGCTGAGAAAGATCATTGCCACTCTTCCTCCGGACGGTACGGTAGCAACTGCTTCGACGGGTGTGGCCGCCTGTTTGATCGGTGGTACTACCCTACATTCTTTCGCTGGAATTGGAACGGGGGAAGCCACGTTGCAGAACTGTTACGAAAAGGCATCTCGCCCGAATACGGCCCAGGCATGGCGCAAATGTAAAAGACTGATTATTGACGAAATTTCCATGATTGCAGCGGATTTCTTTGAG AAAATTGAAGCTGTGGCACGATACGTTAGAAAGAACGATAAACCCTTCGGTGGTATTCAACTGATCTTGTGCGGCGATTTCTTTCAACTGCCACCGATCGGGCGCCTGCCGGATCGTACCCGTCCTGGTCAATATTCTCAGGACGCTTACCAGGACGACGAATCGGGACGGGTTCGGTTTTGCTTCGAATCGAAAGTTTGGCAAGAATGCATTCAAGCGTCGTACGAACTAACGGTCGTACATCGGCAGCGTGACCAAGAGTTTGTTACCATCCTGAACAGCATCCGCATCGGGCGTGTTACGGACGAAATTAGCGAACGGCTGCGTAAAACTGCCAGCCAGCGTATCGAATCCGAAGGCATTCTAGCAACGCAACTTTGTTCCCACACTAGCGAGGTGGAAGCAATCAATCAGGCCAAACTCGAAGCCCTACGAACGGAACCCAAAACGTTCGATGCGAAGGATAGCGATCCGTACAGTACCAAGCAGATCGACATGATGTTACAGGCACCGGCCAAGCTAACGCTCAAGATTGGGGCCCAGGTAATGCTGCTGAAGAACTACAACATTGCCGAGGGACTGGTGAATGGGGCACGAGGTGTAGTGGTAAACTTTGTGCAAGATTTACCGCTGGTCAAGTTTAAACAACGCGAGCTGCTGGTGCGACACGAAAAGTGGCCCGTTAAGACGGGTTCCGGAATGGTATTGACGCGCATACAGCTTCCACTCAAGCTCGCGTGGGCATTTTCCATCCATAAATCCCAAGGCCTCACGCTTGACTGCGTAGAGCTGTCGCTGTCGAAGGTATTCGAGGCGGGTCAGGCATACGTTGCCCTTAGCCGTGCCCAGAGCCTCGAAAGTATCCGTGTGCTTGATTTTGATCTGAGGCAAGTGTGGGCCAATATGAAGGTGCTCGAGTTTTATCGGGATCTTCGGAAAAGAATTAACGCCGTGAATAGTATGGAACCGATGCCGGTCAAACGTGGCTTGAAGAAATCTCTTTCGTCTATGGGGCTCGCTAAGTCTATCATGAACAAGCCCTTGATGGTGATTAAATAA